Below is a genomic region from Methanomassiliicoccales archaeon.
GCCGCTAGCTCTATCGCAGACCTTTCGCCGGAACGTTCCTCACCGTTCAGACCCACGCAGACGTGGGGCACGACATGTTCGGCCCCCGCCCGGAACAGCGATGCCAGTGCCTCCTCGTATGCTTTGGGCGGGACCTTTAATCCGAGCACGCCTTCGATCACCCGGGGGTCCTGAACGAGATCGATGCAGAAGATGTCAACGCCTGCCCTGACCAGCTCTGCGGCCTCTGCCTCTCCGATGAGCCCCGGATGTACGCTTACCTTCAGCTTCGTGTTTCGCTTGATGTCTGCGATCGCCTGTGCATACCGACCGAGGGGGACGTTGGCGCTCCGATCGCACCCTCCGCTGAGCAGGAACCCCAGACAGCCTTGGCCTTCCAGGTCCTCGGCCAGGAGCCGGAGCTCCTGTGGGGTCTGGGCTGACC
It encodes:
- a CDS encoding radical SAM protein; the encoded protein is MGRKSTLAAYYPSGRFPSISVTGSHCQLRCGHCGGHYLKGMRSAQTPQELRLLAEDLEGQGCLGFLLSGGCDRSANVPLGRYAQAIADIKRNTKLKVSVHPGLIGEAEAAELVRAGVDIFCIDLVQDPRVIEGVLGLKVPPKAYEEALASLFRAGAEHVVPHVCVGLNGEERSGERSAIELAARYPISSLSLLSFIPTSGTRMEKFPIVSDDHLLEMVEYAVDTLSCPVNLGCMRPRGNPDIEVRCCEAGIAGIAVPSPETVRRLEHLGFKVERKDVCCAFL